The genomic region AGAACAACATTTTATTAAATTTTATGAAAAAGAGGTAAATTTCAATGATTAATTTTAAGTTTGTCAAATCACAGTTTAAAAATATAATTATTCCAATAATTATTTTCTTTGTTTTATTTTTTGTTCTTTTAATTCCTTCTTTGTTTTGTAGTGCATTTGCTCCAGCTAAATACATTTATAATGATAGTTATGGTTATGGTTCGCGAACCTCACTTTCTGCATCTCAAATATTACCATGAACTTTATATGGAATTCCTGCTTTTATATTAATTTTTAGTTTTGGAATTATTTTAATCCGTATTTTATTGGTTAAAGAAATTGATCGTGGTTATATGGCATCCTGATTAACTACTCCAATGTCAAGAAATACCATTTTAAATTCAAAATTATTTGTTATTTTAAGTTCAATTTTAATTATAAATATTACACTGTTACTTTTACAATTAATTTTCTTCGCTGTAATACAACAGGATTTTAACAAACAAGTACTAGGAAATGTTGTATTAACAAGTTTTAGTTTTTTATTTTTGTCTTTATTATGAACATCAATTAATTTTGTCATTATGGTTTATTTAAATAGACCATCCGTTGCAATAACAGTTGTAGCTGGAATATCGACTTTTTTTGTAATTTGTAATATTTTATTTAATTTATCATTAGTTATTGAACAATTAAAATTTTTTAAATTTATTCAATATTTAACAATTACATCATTTTTTAATGTTTCATTTGAGTTTGATGTTAATAATTTAACAAAAGAAATTTCAAATGATACTCCTGATGGTTATATTTATGCAACGTGAAAACAAATTAATGCTTTAAAATTTGCTTGACAATTGCCAATTATGTTGATTGGAGCATCGGGATTATTTGCTTTAGGAAATTGAATATTTATTAAAAAAAGTTTATCATTATAATTTATTTTAAAAAATATAAATAATGTATATTTGTATAATATAAAACTAAATCATAAAAATGAGGGGGATATTATGAGTCAAAACAAGAAATTATTTTATGTTACAACCCCAATTTATTATCCAAGTGCCCAGTTACATATTGGTCATGCTTATACTACTAGTTTAGCTGATATTCTTAATCGTTATAAGAAGATGGATGGTTATGAAACTTTCTTTTTAACCGGAAGTGATGAACATGGGAAAAAAATTGAGAAGAAGGCAAAAGAAGCCGGGATTACACCGTATCAATTTACAACAATGATTGTTGATAATTTTAAATTGTTGTGAAATAAATTAAGGATTGAATATTCGAAATTTATTCGAACTACGGATAAAAGCCATAAAATTAGTGTGCAAAAGATTTTTAGTAAATTATATAATAATGGGGATATTTATTTAGGAACATATGAAGGATTGTATTGTGTTAGTTGTGAAGAATTTTTAACTGAAGCACAAATAGATAAAGCAACGAACCAATGTTTGGTTTGCGGTAATAAACCACAAAAGGTGAAAGAAGAAACTTATTTCTTTAAAGTTTCAAAATATAGCCAATTTTTAATTAACTACTATAATAATCATTCGGGTTTTATTGAACCAGAAGCAAGGAAAAATGAAATGTTAAATAATTTTATTTTACCCAGTTTAACAGATTTATCGGTAACGAGAACAACTTTTTCATGAGGAATTAAAACATTAGAAAATGATAAACATATTATTTATGTTTGAATTGATGCTCTATCAAATTATTTAACAGCATTAGGCTATTTGTCAGAAGATAATACTTTGTTTAATAAGTTTTGAAATAATCCAAATGTTGAAATTTTACAGTTATTGGGAAAGGAAATTGCTCGTTTTCATACTATTTATTGACCAAGTATGTTAGAAAGTTTAGGATTACGGCAACCAAATAAGCTTTTATCACATGGTTGAATTTTATTTAAGGATACTAAAATGAGTAAATCAATTGGGAATGTTGTTGATCCCTTATATTTAATTGATAAATATGGCCTTGATACCTTACGTTTTTACTTAGGATATGAAATTCCAACGGAAAATGATGGGAAATTTTCTTATGAAATGTTTTTAGAATCATATAATACTCATTTAGTTAATAATATTGGGAATTTAGTATCACGAGTAAGTAATATGATTAGTAAATATTTTGATGGTAAGTTAGTGAAACAAAAAAAATTAGTCAATGATTTAATTAAAAGTTGTGCATTAGCAGTTCAAAATTATCAACAAGCAATGAATGCTTATCAGATATCAAAAGCATTAGGTATTATTTTAGAATTGTGTAATAAGGCTAACAAATATATTGAAGAAAACAAACCATGAGAATTAGAAAAAAACCAAAAAATTAATCAGTTACATGAAACTTTAGCAAGCTTAGCTTATACTATTATTGTTAGTGCTTTTTTATTACAACCAGTTTTAATTGATAATGCTCAAAAAATTGCCGATTATTTTAATATTAATTTAGAAAATTTAACATTTGCCACAATTTTAGAGCAAGAAATCATATATAATAAAAAGATAGAGAAAAAAGAAAATTTATTTAGTCGTGTAAATGTTGAACAAGAATTAAAAAAAATTGAAACAGAATTAAATCAATAAAATTTATAAAAGGAGGGAGTTTAATGAAAAAATACGATGTAATTGTCATTGGTGCTGGTCACGCTGGTGTTGAAGCAAGTTTAGCAGCTGCGAGAATGCAGAAGAAAACATTATTAATTACTTTACATAAAGATAAAATTGCATTAATGCCATGTAATCCCTCAATTGGAGGACCAGCGAAAGGGATTGTAGTACGAGAAATTGATGCAATTGGTGGGGAAATGGCAAAAGCCGCTGATGCAACAACACTCCAAATGAAATTATTAAATTCTTCGCGGGGACCAGCAGTGTGAGCAGTGCGAGCTCAATCAGATAAAATTAAATATGCAAAATATATGCAAACAGTAATTGAAAAACAAGATAATTTAGATTTATATGAAGGAGCAGTACAAGAGTTATTAGTTGATGATAATAATTGTTATGGTGTAATTTTAAAAGATCAAACGCAATTTTTAGCAAAAAAAGTTATTTTAACAACGGGAACATATATGCAATCATTGGTATTACAAGGAATG from Spiroplasma endosymbiont of Polydrusus cervinus harbors:
- a CDS encoding ABC transporter permease subunit, producing the protein MINFKFVKSQFKNIIIPIIIFFVLFFVLLIPSLFCSAFAPAKYIYNDSYGYGSRTSLSASQILPWTLYGIPAFILIFSFGIILIRILLVKEIDRGYMASWLTTPMSRNTILNSKLFVILSSILIINITLLLLQLIFFAVIQQDFNKQVLGNVVLTSFSFLFLSLLWTSINFVIMVYLNRPSVAITVVAGISTFFVICNILFNLSLVIEQLKFFKFIQYLTITSFFNVSFEFDVNNLTKEISNDTPDGYIYATWKQINALKFAWQLPIMLIGASGLFALGNWIFIKKSLSL
- the metG gene encoding methionine--tRNA ligase encodes the protein MSQNKKLFYVTTPIYYPSAQLHIGHAYTTSLADILNRYKKMDGYETFFLTGSDEHGKKIEKKAKEAGITPYQFTTMIVDNFKLLWNKLRIEYSKFIRTTDKSHKISVQKIFSKLYNNGDIYLGTYEGLYCVSCEEFLTEAQIDKATNQCLVCGNKPQKVKEETYFFKVSKYSQFLINYYNNHSGFIEPEARKNEMLNNFILPSLTDLSVTRTTFSWGIKTLENDKHIIYVWIDALSNYLTALGYLSEDNTLFNKFWNNPNVEILQLLGKEIARFHTIYWPSMLESLGLRQPNKLLSHGWILFKDTKMSKSIGNVVDPLYLIDKYGLDTLRFYLGYEIPTENDGKFSYEMFLESYNTHLVNNIGNLVSRVSNMISKYFDGKLVKQKKLVNDLIKSCALAVQNYQQAMNAYQISKALGIILELCNKANKYIEENKPWELEKNQKINQLHETLASLAYTIIVSAFLLQPVLIDNAQKIADYFNINLENLTFATILEQEIIYNKKIEKKENLFSRVNVEQELKKIETELNQ